GTTTTTACCAATATGAATCATTTTAGTGCCGGTATCCGCTTGTTGATAGTTATTGGTTAAAGCAACTGAATAAAATTCACCAACAGAATCATCACCTTGTAAAATCACACTGGGATATTTCCAGGTAATTGCTGAGCCGGTTTCAATTTGCGTCCAGGAAATTTTAGAGCGCTTGCCGCGACAGGCGCCACGTTTGGTCACAAAGTTATAAATGCCGCCTTTTCCTTCCTTATCCCCTGGATACCAATTCTGGACTGTGGAATATTTAATTTGTGCTCCATCCAAAGCCACTAACTCCACCACCGCAGCGTGTAATTGATTCTCATCACGCATAGGCGCAGTACAGCCTTCAAGATAAGAGACGTAACTGTCTGCATCGGCAATGATTAGAGTACGCTCAAATTGTCCTGTAGAGGCTGCATTAATGCGAAAATAAGTAGATAATTCCATTGGACAACGCACCCCTTTGGGGACATAAACAAAAGAACCATCACTAAAAACAGCCGAATTCAAAGCAGCATAAAAATTATCGCGATAAGGCACTACTGAACCCAAATATTGCATGAGCAATTCTGGATATTTGTGTACTGCTTCAGAGATTGGGCAAAAAATGACACCTTTTTCAGCTAATTTTTCTTTAAACGTAGTTGCTACAGAAACGCTATCAAAGACAGCATCTACCGCAACACCGGCCAGCATTTCTTGTTCCCTTAAAGGGATACCTAATTTCTCATAGGTTCTCAGTAGCTCAGGATCGACCTCATCCAAACTTTTAGGAGCATCTTTTTTTCTGTTTAGGTGCTGAATAATAGGAAATAGCCTGGTAATCCACGGGTGGGTAATGCACACTGGACCATGTAGGATGTGACATGGTTAACCAATGCCTGTAGGCCTTTAAACGCCATTCAAGCAAAAATTCTGGCTCGCCTTTAATTGCTGATAAACGTCGAATGACGTCTTCATCCAAGCCTGGCTCAAAAGTATCTACTTCAATGTCGGTGGTAAACCCATGCTGGTATTCTCTATCGAGCAGAGAATTAATTTGCTCACTGCTTTTAGCCACGATTAACTCCACTTGCCAATTGTCGAACTCGCTCCACATCGTGTGCTTGCAAAGTAGGTTTCGCCAAACTAGCCAAACTCACACTATCCAGGGCTGTTTCAATTGCTTGGCTAATTAATCGCCAATTACCCTGAATCGTACACACACCTTGTAACGAACAATCATTAGGTTGCAAACTGCATTCTGTGAAACCACGATGCTCTTCAAATGCAAAAATTATTTGCGACACAGAAATTTCAGTTGCAGGCCGTCGCAATCGGTATCCTCCAGTCACTCCGCGTACTGAAGTTAACAAACCTGCACTGGTTAAACGTTTTAAAATTTTACTTACCGTAGGTACAGTTAAATGAGTATGTAATGCGATATCACGAGCATTACACAATTCTTGCCCGTGCCTTGCGAGATAAACCATCACTACTGTTCCATAATCGGCCAACTTGCTGATGCGCAGCATAACACCTCAAAATCGAATAATCTAGTACTGAATAAGTCTTAATTAGAGACGAAAATTCGGTTCAATTAACTTTTTACCTATATATTATAAATATAGTACCAAAATAGTTCTATATTTGGCAAACAAGGATAGTACCCTATTGTTATGCAACGACGCAATATGCTCTGCAAATATATTCAAAATTAAGCTTGGCCTGATGAACAAGATAAGCGTAATGATATTAGAGGAAATCTTTTGAGAAAAGAGCATATTGTGCAAATGTCGCCTATCCTGTACTATCGGCCATCCTTTTCTTTTGACAAAGATTCAGGACTCATAATTTCCCCTATTACCTCGTATTACACTAAAGATTGGATATAAGATGCTTAGTAAATTTCATAAATATGTAGAATCTTCGAATACTCAATCCCCAGAAGAATCATTGGATGAGTTAGAACAACTTTTGATTGAAGATCAAAAAAAGAGCCCTAACCAACGTGAAATTAATTCGACAAAATGTTCCGACTATAGTTTTTTTAATCGACAAAAAATAACCCCGTTGCAATTTGCGCTGATGAGAACTGCATTTAACAATACTCCTCGATTAAAAAAAATTATTGAACTCTATATTAAATATTCAGATCTTACTGTTGAAGGCGACTATGGCACTGCTTTGCATTACGCCTGCTGCTATACAGGGTGTGGTAAACAAGTGATTAAAGCCCTTGTAGATAAAAATCCGGAATTAATTGCAAAAGAATGTATTACGAATTGTGGTGGAAGCTATCCTATTATAGGACTCGCAAATTATGATCGAGATGGGGAGTGTTTGCAGGCACTGATTGATGCCGGTGCTGATGTAAATATAAAGGCAACAAAAACTGGATGGACCGCTTTGCATCAAGCCGCTTATGTTAATAATGAAACGGCTGTATCAATTTTGTTGACTCATGGTGCTAATAAAAACGCACGCAATAAGGAAGGATGTTTACCAACGCAAGAGGCATGTTATTGGCAAACCGATAAAGAACAATTGTGCCGCCATGCTGAAATTATAGCATTGATTCGCAACTTTAAGCAGGATAAATCACCTGCAATCCAAACTAATTCGGGTCTCAATCCATAAAACCTACAATTCAAAATTTTGATACAAAGAGAGGCATCGCCCTAACAGTATGGTTGTTGACTTTATTTACCGCTTGTCAGGGAAGGCAAGGCACTGTCAAGAATACCGAAAATTCCTTTTCACAAAAATTTGAGCCTTTTTTTCTGACCACCACAGGAGGGTTAAGGGCTTACTACTATTCTTTTAAGAAAAAAAATTGTTTGTAGCTATACTTTTAATTAGGTCAATTTAAAAAAGCAAGTGTAAACCCTCATGCATTCCTATAAATTAGATGTAGTGAACGATCTTGATAGCGCAATAACTGCACTTCGTTCACGGCTTGATGCTTTACTCACGCAAGTAAAAGAATCTGATGCACACCTGTCTCAATATTTTGACGTAGCCAAAATAACTGCTGCGCTCAGTTCAATTGCAGATAAAAATTTTGGACTACACACATTAAACGCGCTTGAAAAGCTTGCTGCCGATTTAATACAAGTCAAAGAAATTACTGATTTAAGCCGGGAGAAAGCAGAACATATAGCTGAGACAATGAAAGCGGATCCCTCCCTAATTTATGCGGTACATTTGATGAGTGAGTTATCTGAAGCCATTAAGGAAACAGAGCGCCTACTCAATATAGAGCTTGTTGTTAATTCAACCAAAGAAGATGATCAGGGAGCAATTTTAGCATTTAACGATCAGAGCATTAAATATTCATTAAAAAATCACGCATTCGAGCGATTCAGTGAATTTCAAGCTACCGATCCGCAAGAGCAGCCATCAGAGAAAATACAATGGAAAAGTGATATGGCTCAGTTCGATGGCGATCCCGAACAGCACTCAAGATTAATTGCCAAACAGATTACTAATTGTCATAGTGTGATTATGCTCGATAAGACCACGCAAACGGTATGGATGATGCATGTTTTGCCAAGAAGTCAATTTTACCTCAAGCCCCTCTATGTTGATTTGCTCCATGAACAGAGCGGGCTTAATGATAAGTCCGATATGGAAGTGGTTTTTTTCTCTCGTTATTATGATAAAGATCACTGTGACCTCAATACATTTACAGCGACATTGCCTAAAGAAGCCAAAAAAAATATTCTCTTAACTGAATCTACAAGTTACATTTCTAAAGAAGCGTACTTCGTATTATTTGATCCTCAGCGTAATAAAATTATCCTGGCCACTCATTCTTTGTCAGAATGCCGCGTCTATGAGGATGTTTTTCCGAGCATTGAACCTTCTCCATTAAAAAAACAATTGTTCGATTTGCAACCTGCATTTACGATTGCCCAAAAAGAGATGAATGAATTAAAAAACAAAGGGATAATGATTAAAGATTTATTACCTGGCAGTACGATTCATCCCGAACATTTCCAGAACCACCCAGATATCAGGCAAACGGTGAAAGAATTAATTGAGCGATTAAGAAGGGAAAATAAGAGTGGCGATCCCAAGGTTGTTCAAGCTTTTTTTCAAAAATGTGATTTCCTGGTACCTTGCTCTATCAAAGAAGTGGAGCATCTCATCAACAAGAAAAAGCTACTGACTTCAGGCCAAAGAGATGACTCGAAAACCCATGACATAGAAAAAATAATTTTTGATATCTCGCTGGAAAAAGAGTTTGGTACAGTAGATGCAGTCAAAGAGATCAGACATATTTCCGGTCTTCTGCATGTGCCTAATAAACCATTGTTTATTTCTTCATTTAGTCAATACTCGCAGGCATTCAAGGAGTGCGGCATCATTTTAAAGCTGAATCAGGATATTCAAGACCGGTCAACCTGGTTAGCATTTGAAACGAATGGTATTGGGCGTGAGACAGACATCCATCGTCCAGGTTATTTTTATCCTTTTGACACATGCCCCACATCTGAGTCTTTAAAACAAGCAACAAATATTAACTTTCAAGTTTTTGGTGGTGTAGGTATTCAGGATATTTCTGAAATATGGGTACCAAAAACGATTGATAAAACGTTATTAGCTGAACTTAAAACCTTGCAAATACCTATTTATCAATATTCGTTACAAAAAAAATCAAACGATGATTCTTTCTTTAAAGAGGCATCCTTTGTACCTGACTTTAAAAAAAGGCATTTGGTTTATGAATCTACCCCATCGAGCAAGCCGAATGATGGAATGTGCACTATCTCCTAATAGCAATAACCAATAAGTGATCAGTAAGGAGGCCACCTTACTTTGAAAAGCAACCATTCAAAAAACCATTTTGCACAAAACAAGGAAATTAAGACTTGCTTTTGAGCAGATTAACTATAAAATAGCCGACCCTATTAAATAGCAAAACAAGGAGTCAAATATGGGTTACGGTAGTATATTCAGTGCAGATACAGGCTACAGTTTGTTTTCAAGTGGCTATAACTTTCTTACACATAGAAGAACATCACAAATCGTAAACACGCTCTCTTTTATAGGTGCAGCCTATAGTCTTTTGGCAAACTATAATAAATTTAATGAAGTAGTTGGAACATATGCCTTAGATGCTCTAGTTCATGGGTTAAACCTTCTTTTGATGGATTCACAAAATCCTAATGTGATTAAAGCACTAAAATATTTAAACGATGCTCAAATTGCCACTAACTTGGGAGCCATCGGTGGTATTTTTAGCAAGGGCGCTCTTTCTAGCGATTTGATACTTAAAGGACAACTAACAGGAGATGCGTTCACTCATCTTGTTAACCATCTAGCCTTATTAAAAAATGATGCTGAAGCTGGAAATGAGGAGAGTAAAGCACATAAACTTTAATAGTAGCCAGCGGTTTTGGACATTCAAAAGTTGAGGCTGCATTCATGATGTGGCCTTATGCCATTTGAGAAAGATATAAATCCTTCACTGAAAGACTATGACCTCCTGACTCCAACTGCATTAAACCAAAATCCAAAATCATAAAGCTTGACTCACTTGAACTATGCGCGTTATATAACGTATCATCTTCTTTTTAATTTGAGTGTTGCACTACGATTTCATGCTTGAATCAAGACCCATTAGGAGCACGACCATGACAGTTGCGCATTATCCAGCCTCTCTGGTCAGCAGTCAGCTTGTTAATTCGGGATCTATCCTAGTCCCGCAAGGTTACTATCGCTCAAAATTATTTATTGCTCCTTTTTCTACTAATGCTTTAGTTGCAGCAGCCGGTCCTCTACTATCCCTATTGGAACGACTTTGCCTTAGCCCATCGCTTCCTCCTATTGAAAATATTAGAGACAACATTGAGCATGAATTACTGGCCTTTCAAAGCAAGATGGATGCCTCCAAATACCCAGCAGACTTTGCTGCTATTGCCTATTATTTAATGTCCGCTACCATAGACGAAATAATTGGTAAAAATTACATGCGCGTCTATCAGATTACGGCTGAATTTAAAGCGTTTACGCCACTGACGAGTGATGAAGCGCTACCACAACATCGTTTTTTTGAAATTCTTAACTACATTAAAGAGCGACCGAATCAATACCTTGATCTTATTGAATTGGTTTATTTTTTCCTGATTGTTGGTTTTGAAGGCCATTACCATCTCAAGCCTGATGGACGACAGACTTTAGATAATTACATTGAAGATCTTTATCAAATAATTCAACAAAATCGGTTCAATCAACCACGCCGCTTATTTAATGAAAACCCTATCCCCAAAATAGTTAAAAAAAATTATAAAGCGGCGATAATAACGTTAATTTCTGCGGTTGCTGTGGTAGCACTTGCTTTTTTTACCAGCCAATATTTATTGGAAAATAAGGCAAAAACCGTTTTATTTGGACATACCCAACTTGCTCTTCTGGATAGCTAATGGACAATTCGTTACGCGCACTATGTGATGCTATAAAAAAAATACTTTCACAATTAAAGCCACAAAGCAATCCGCTATCTTTTATAGTGATTACCGGTAGAAATGCTCAAGGAAAATCGGCCATATTAAAGCAAAGTAATATGGAAGAAATACCTGTTTTTAGCGAACAACATGCTAAAATTTATTTCAATCAGAAAGGCATCATCATTGAGCTGGGTGAAAATTGGCTGAATAACAGCAAGACCTTATTACAAGCCACGCTAAAGCAATTAAATCGATGCAGCTCACATCTAAAAATTACTGGTCTTGTTTTATGCATTGATGTCAATGAACTACTTATTGCTGAGCCGGGACAATTTGCAGAACATAAAAAAGCACATGTGCAATTGTTGGAGCGGTTTGGGGCCAATCTAAATTACTCGGTCAATCTTGCACTTATCTTTACCAAAATGGATACCCTAGCAGGTTTTACCGAATTTTATCAAGCCGATCACGCAACTGATTTATCGAAACCGCTAGGATTTTCGCTTGATTGTAGAAATGAACTTAAGAAAAAAATAGAGGCTTATTCATTACAATTCAATCAGCTTACCGAACAAATTGGTCAACAAGTAATTAATAAAATGCATCCTGCACGTTCAACAATGAGGCGCAGTCTAATACGGGAGTTTCCATTACAGGTTGCAAGTTTGCGTGCCCCTATCCAAGCACTCATCCAAGGAATTTCACCGAAGCTTTTTAATTTACACTCCATTTACTTTACTAGTGCAGAGCAAGGTGGTGTAAGTATTGATCGGTTAAATAAGAAAATTCAGCATGAATACGCATTGGTAGTACAAGATACATTCCCGCAAGCTACAAATTTCAGGGCTTATTTTGTTGAGGGCGCATTAAAAACCATTCAAGAGCATTGTAGTCAAGTACCACAAGCAAGAAAATTTTCACAAAAACCCATTATTGCAGCGACTGCAAGTATCGCCGGGATCAGTTTACTCCTCTTAAGTTACAACCACTACAAAACAGCTCACCTATTGGATGAAGCAAGTAAAGAATTACTCGCTTACGATGTACTCAATAGTCAAGAAAATAAGGAAAAACAGGCTCTTTACCATTTGTCTAATGCCGCAAAAACGATGAGTCATATTCCAAGTAACTCCTTATCACTACCCACAGTACATCAATTAAAAACTAATTTACACCAAAATGCTCAAAATCGTCTCCATGGTGAATTTTTACCCTCTTTAACTCATGAGCTAGAAGAGGTAATCAACAATCCAGGTAATACTCCGATTGTTCGCTATAATGCGCTGAAAATTTACTTGATGCTTAGCCAACCAGAACATTTTTCAGCGATGCAAGTACATGATTGGTTTGCTAACCGATGGAACAAACAACCTGAAAGTGCTTTAAAGAAACAAATGGCGCTGCTCAAACTTCTATTAAGCAAACCACCAAAAAATATAACCGTGAAACAACAGGTAATTACTGACGCGAGAAATTATTTAAATGCGTTGCCCTCCAGTTATCTTTATTATTCAATCGCTAAAGAGTTATTCCCTACTGCAAAACAAAAAATTGCAATTAACGGTTTTGTATTGGCAACCAGCGAACTTCCGGTTTACTTTACCCGGTCTGGTTTTAATGAGGTGATGCAAAAAATTCCTGATATTAGCCATAATTTACAGAAAGAAAATTGGGTACTTGCACGCAATGATTCGCTCCAATTACAGGAAATGATAACACAAGCCTATTGTTTTGATTACGTCACCTGGTGGCAAACGTTCATGCGTAAGTCACAACCTTTACATTACCAAGATTATCAAGCAGGGCGACAGGTTGTTAAAAGCTTGGAACAATCTCATGCACTGAGTAAAATAATTGGCTTAATTCAACAAGAAACTAAAGCAGATCTAACCGATAATTCATCCCCTTTTAATCATTCTATTGCCAATCAGTTTACCGATTTGAACTTAATGAGCCATTCCAGCACTAAAGAACTTGGCTTAAAGATCGTTGATTTGGAGCGATTTATTTCCACCTTATCCATGATAAATGATGGCGGCAAAACAGCGTTTAATATTATTAGAACACGTTTTGCCAGTGATAGTGCCTCCGATCCAGTAAGCCTGCTTTACAATCAAGCGCGGCAATTACCCGAGCCTTTAAGTACCTGGACCAAACAATTAGCAAGTGATACATGGGGCATTTTAATAAAAGACAGTCGTCAGTATATCAATCAACAATGGCAACAAACGGTTTATAGAGAATTCCAAATGACTATTGCCAGACGCTATCCTTTTGATGCGTCACAGAAAGAAGAAATAGCAATAAATGATTTTAATCATTTCTTTTCTACTCATGGCGCATTAAACACATTTACTGAAAGTTTCGTGAAACCTTTCTTGGACGTTTCCAGTGCCGAGTGGAAACCTAAAGCGGTCAATGATTCGGTACTACCCATAGCGTCAGAAACATTGGATGCGCTCATCCGAGCCAATATTATTACCAATATGTTCTTCCCTGATCATGGTGAAGAAAGCAAAATTGATTTTAGTTTACAAAAAATCAGTCTTGATCCTGTAGTTGCTAATCTAGAACTTGAGATTGGCGGAACCAAATTAACTGATAATCAAGGCAGTGATTCAGTAATTCGTTTTTCCTGGCCGCAACCCAATGCAAAACTTGCACTGGACTCCATTGAAGGCAATCATTATGAACTGGCAGAACAAGGTACCTGGGCCTTATTTAAACTGCTCGAAAAAGTAAATGTTCTGGTTGATGAGCAAGACAGTTCCAGCTTGCAAATTCTCTTTGAAATTAACAGTAATTCAGGGCGTTACTTATTAAAAACAAACAATCAAGTTAATCCCTTCACACCAGGAATTTTAAATGGATTTACCTTGCGTGACTCTATAGTCTAGTTCTGAACCTTGTTAACCACTGCACCTCTTGCCAAACCCGTTGTGAAAGCAAAGTGTGAAAAGACATAGGCGGAAAACCGCGAGTATTTGAGGAGAGAAGCACCTATTCAAGAAACAATCGACTTTCATTGCAGAATTAGAGAAAGGCCTACTTTCCTAAGCTCATTGACGAAGGTTGTTGACCATTTTTAAAAGCGATTGCTTCATTAATCAGTACCTTTGTACTGGAGGCTTCAAAAGATTTATCCCATTTAGGATAGATCCTCATGTATTCTTCTAAAAGATTAAACTCTATATTGCCATACAGATAATTCCTGGTCGCATTTAATACGGATATTTGATCAGAATAGTTTTGAAACCGTGGGTGTTTTTCCTTTTGCTGCTTGCAATAGGTTATTTCATCTTCAATACGATTCACTAAACTCTGAAATTGTGACTCAACGGTATTTTTTGGCGGTGCTTTTAACGAAGCAAAAAGGCCCATACCACCCTTATCTTCTTTTTGATGCTCGGACATAATTATCTCCCTATAATTCAGATACAGTAGCTAATTCAAATCATTATTGCATCGTGTTCAATCCTACTTGAATGAGGCCAAATTTTTAAAATCCATTCAACTTTTTATGGTAATTATAGTTAAAATTTTAACAACAGAGAGGCAGATTCCTTGGATTTCATATATACTCTTTATCTCTATTGAAAAAAGAAAGGTCTATTTTATGCGTACGTTTATTTCCTATTTGCTTATTGCATTATTCAGTTTTGGCCTGCTCGTTAACGAAGCCTCTGCCAAGCGTTTTGGCGCAGGTAGAAGTTTTGGAATACAGCGTTCACAAAACGCCCTGTTTTCCCAAAATAAAGTACAGAAATCAAGTGTTATGGGACAAAGCACCAAAAGTCCAAGCAGATGGGGCGGTTTACTCAGCGGTTTATTAATTGGTGGCTTACTGACCAGCTTATTTATGGGACATGGTCTTACCAGTGGGATCTTGTCATGGATCATTGTAGGTGCGATTATTTTCTTCATTGTCGGTTTTTTCCGCAAAAGAATGCAACCTGGTTTTCAGTCTGGACAAAGCCAAACCAGCTCCTTTAACCAAAATCCCTTCAGTAATTTTACGCAATCGTTCAATAGCAGCAGTGCAGGGGGTTATGGCGATAATGGCGTTGCTGAATATCCTGCAGGTTTTGTACCTGAGGCCTTTTTACGTGAAGCAAAGGTGACATTTAATCGATTACAAGCAGCTTACGATCAAAAGAATCTTCAAGATATGAGTGAGTTCACCGCACCCGAGGTATTTGCAGAAATTAAAATGCAATTGGATGAGCGGGGAGATGCGCCTAATAAAACAGAAGTCATCAGTTTAGACGCTGAATTACTTGATGTTTCAAGACAATCTAATTCTCTAATCGCGAGTGTTCGCTTTACTGGCTCTATTAAAGAAAATGATGAACCAAGCCAGCTTGATGAAATTTGGCACTTTCGTCAATTCCCTAACAGTCCTCAATGGGTTGTGGGTGGGATTCAACAAGACGTATTTCAGCCCTAATAGAAGATGAACCTGGGTATTCTACAAAACCCAGGTCATCCCTCTTCATCCTAGGGTCATTTCCATTGGGTTAAGAGAATTTCCCTTCTCCCTCGAGCCCGTCCTGCGGTATGCTACAAGATATTTCTCTCCTTGAGCACTTGCTAAAACGAGAAGTTACCTCGCTAAGTTCAGGATGACGAAGACAAAGAAGAAAAGGTCTCTCAGGGTGGCTGACGCATTGATTACAGCGACTAGACCTGCACCCGCTGCCCCAGCCAATTGTCACTGAATAGCAAATTCAGGCTAGTAATTTCAATTGGCTCAGGACACTAATTCACAATAAGTGTTTCATCAAATACAACTACTTGATTCCGCCCCCTTTCCTTGGCTTTATATAAAGCCTTATCTGCCTGGATTACAATGCTGTTGATATCATGATTGTTATTAAAAGATGAAATGCCAACACTAATCGTCACATGAACTTTTTGCTCATTCACAGTAAAATAATTTCTGGAAAATTGAAGCCGTAAATCATTACAAATTTTTAGACTGCTTTCCAGATCGGCACCGGGCAATATGATTGCAAACTCTTCCCCGCCATATCGTCCAATAATGTCTCGATTACGTAAACTAACCATGAATAATGAGGCCAGCTTTTTAATTACCAGATCACCAAAGGGATGACCATAGGTATCATTAATCAATTTAAAATGATCAATATCGATCATGATAAAAGACAAAGGTGAGTTCTGTTGTTTCGCTCTAGCCACTTCAATATTTAAACGATTTAAAATACTTGAATGGTTTAATAAACCCGTCAGACTATCTGTAGTCATGTAATAATTTAAAATGCTTGCACGGTTTGATCGTGAGCGTACCGCTGAAACCAAATCATGTGGTGAAACAGGTTTGGTAAGAAAGTCATCTCCGCCCAAACTAATCGCTGCTAATTTTTTATTTTTGTCATCCTCTGTAGAGAGGAAGATAATTGGCATTTTAGTATATCTTCTATCCTTGCGCAGTAACGCAGCAAGCTCCAAACCCGAACACCCTGGCATATAAATATCCATCAACAATAGATCGGGCTGAAATGTTTCAAGCTCTTTTAATAAATTTAATGGATTGGTAATGGCGCGTGTAATCATATCCGCTTGTTTTAAAATCAGCGAATAATATTCAGCAAGTGACTTAGAATCATCCAGAATTAAAATGCGGTATGCTTCATTAACCGTTGAACTGCAATTTATGTTTAATTCTTGTACTAAATACGTTACATCGAGGGGCTTTTGAAAATAAGCCACACACCCGGCACGTATTGCAGTAAGTCGCGGTTCTAAATCAGCATTTGGAACGATACAAAATAATTGAATGGGTGTTTTTTGCTTTTTTTGTATCGCAATCAGTTGATCCAGCGCAGATTTTTTCAAATAATTGGTATCAACAATTATTGCAACAGGTTGTTTCTCTTGAACGGAAATCAATAAAGACCCTATATCATCTATAGGTTGTGCATGGTAGCCAGCGTGTTTAAGATTTTCACTCAGTTCATGAACTAAATCAGTTTCCTGTTCTAAGATGTACACTAATTTATTGTCGGTAAGCTCCGTTACGTCCGTAAAAATGAGTGGTTTTTTTGGAGCCTCTTTAGCCAATGCACTTTTTAACTGGGCAAAAAAAGAATTAATTAGTTCTTGATCCTCATGAGTTAATAGTCCATTAACCAAAATTTCCTTTAATAATATTTCCATCTGGCGTGCTGTCTTACTTAATTCAGTATAACCATAGGTTCCCGCTGAGCCGCACAAACTGTGGACATCGCGATGAAAGGTTTGAAAACCTGCTAAATCCCACTTTTTGAGTAGCGCATGCCATTGGGTCTCTATATTATGAATTTTTTCTGGTAAATTCTTGCTATAGAGAACAAAAAGATCATGTAATTTTTTCTGTATTTTTTCATCCATTATATTTAAACCATGCATTTTTTATTGACGTCGCAAGCGTCAAAGGATCAAAAGGTTTTTTAATGACATCAATTGCTCCAATCGACTTATAATCTTCTATCTCATTATTTTGTATTTTAGCCGTCATAAATATAGCGGGTATTTTTATAAAATTTGGATTCTTACGTAATTCTCGTAAGGTAGTAGGTCCATCCATTTCCGGCATCATGACATCCAACAAAAGCAAATCAGGGATGTATTCCATTGCTTCTTCGAGAATTTTTTTTCCATTAGAACAATACCTCACCGTGAACCCACCAATATCTTCCAAAGCAATTTGGGCAATAGCTCTTATATCCTCTTCGTCTTCAGCATATAAAATCTTTTTAAGTTCTTTATCAGCCATCTTCCTTTCCTTTAATCAATCCCTTAGAGAAGGTTTTTAATCGTATTTAATAAAATTTCATTTGAGGAACTCGATTTAAGCAATGCTTGACTCACATACTTAGAATAATCTTCATTTAATTTGGTATCAGAAAATACAAGAACCGGCGCATGATATTTCGATATCAAAGGAAGAATGTCGGCACCATTTCCATCGGGCAACAATAAATCTAAAATCACTAAATTATATTTCTCATTTTCAAGCCTTTTTTTTGCTTCGTGTAAATTATTCGCAGTTGTAACGTTCGCATGTTTTTCCAGCAGCACTTCTAAAATTTTTTGGGTATCTTTATTATCTTCAACATGCAATATATGAGGTTTGCTTTGGAGGTTATTTTTTTGTATCTTGCTGATTG
This sequence is a window from Legionella cherrii. Protein-coding genes within it:
- a CDS encoding response regulator, which translates into the protein MADKELKKILYAEDEEDIRAIAQIALEDIGGFTVRYCSNGKKILEEAMEYIPDLLLLDVMMPEMDGPTTLRELRKNPNFIKIPAIFMTAKIQNNEIEDYKSIGAIDVIKKPFDPLTLATSIKNAWFKYNG
- a CDS encoding diguanylate cyclase — encoded protein: MDEKIQKKLHDLFVLYSKNLPEKIHNIETQWHALLKKWDLAGFQTFHRDVHSLCGSAGTYGYTELSKTARQMEILLKEILVNGLLTHEDQELINSFFAQLKSALAKEAPKKPLIFTDVTELTDNKLVYILEQETDLVHELSENLKHAGYHAQPIDDIGSLLISVQEKQPVAIIVDTNYLKKSALDQLIAIQKKQKTPIQLFCIVPNADLEPRLTAIRAGCVAYFQKPLDVTYLVQELNINCSSTVNEAYRILILDDSKSLAEYYSLILKQADMITRAITNPLNLLKELETFQPDLLLMDIYMPGCSGLELAALLRKDRRYTKMPIIFLSTEDDKNKKLAAISLGGDDFLTKPVSPHDLVSAVRSRSNRASILNYYMTTDSLTGLLNHSSILNRLNIEVARAKQQNSPLSFIMIDIDHFKLINDTYGHPFGDLVIKKLASLFMVSLRNRDIIGRYGGEEFAIILPGADLESSLKICNDLRLQFSRNYFTVNEQKVHVTISVGISSFNNNHDINSIVIQADKALYKAKERGRNQVVVFDETLIVN